The region GCCGTGGCCGTCGCCCGCGAGCACCGGGCTGTCGCCGTTGGCCGAGCCCCACGCCTGGACGTCGGGGGTCGACCACGAGCTGCCGGTGAGCACCGGCGTCTGCATCGAGGGGGAGGAGCCGGAGTCGCCCGGCCACGCCAGCGCGGCGAAGCCGCCGTCGCCGGCGGACGCGCCGCCGCCGAGCCAGCCGCCGGTGCCGACCTGGACCGGCGCCGACCACGTGCCGTTCGCGTCGCGCGTCGCGGCGAAGTACGGGTTGCCGTTGGGCTCCTCGGCCCAGGAGACGACCGCGGTGCCGTCGGACGCGACCGACAGCGACGGGACGTAGTAGCTCTCGCCGGGGGTGTCGACCGAGACCTGGTGCGCGGCGCCCCAGGTGTCGTCGAGCGCCTGCGAGCGGACCTGCTCGCTCCTGCCCGACGTGCCCTGGTAGGCGATCGTCGCGCGGCCGGCGCCGTCGAGCGCCAACTGGATCGAGTAGCCGGCGCCGAGCGGCGTGACCGACGACCACGTCGCGCCGTGCAGCACCGCGCTCTCCAGCTGGCCGTAGCGTTCCCACACGGCGACGGCCGAGCCGTCGGGGCGCCAGGCGACCGCGGTCTGCTGGACGCCGCTGGCGCCGGTGCCGAGGACGACCGGCGTGCCCCACGTCCCATCGGCGGAGCGGATCGACGCGTACACGTTCAGGTCCTGCTGGGTCCAGAGCGCGATCGCGCGGCCGTCGGCGCCCAGGGCGGCCGACGGCGCGCTGGCGGCGGAGGTCGCGGGATCGGGCGACAGCGCGCTCGCCGTGCCCCAGGCGCCACCCGCGGCGCGGGAGGCGACGTAGATCTGGTTCGGCCCGGGCATCGTCATCCCGGGGAAGCCCGGCATGGTCGTCGGGGTGTTCTGGCCCCAGACCGCGACCGCGGCGTCGTCGGCCGGCGAGGTCGCGATGGCGTACTCGCCGATGGCCTTCGCGGGGTCCGAGAGCGTCGTCGTCGCGCTCCAGCTGCCACCGGCGGGGTGGCTCTGGGCCACGAGCGCGCTCGCGAAGCCGGCGCTGTCGCGGATGACGGCGGTGACGTCGCCACCGGCGCCCATCGACGCCTTGGGGTACTGGTTGTTGTGGCCGGCGACGCCGAGGTCGACCGGGGTGGTCCAGGGCGAGACGGGGGTGGCCAGGGCGGCGGGGGCCACGAGGGCGGGGGACAGCATGGCGGTCGCGAAGACCGCAAGCGCGCTTCGGCGCATGAGGAGCATCACCAACTTGCTTCGTGAGGGGGGAACAGCAACGTCCCGTTTGGTCGGTCCCTCACGCCGTTCGGGTAGCCCGGGTGTCAGTTCGCCGACGGTGCGTAGCGCTATTCGTCCGCGCGCCCGGACCGGCCTGGCTAGGCGCGGCGGCCAGGAGGGACTAGGGTCGCGCGATGGGTCGCTTCGTGGTCGCCGCCGTCGCGGCGCTGTCCTTGTTGTACGTCGCGGTCGCGGGTGCGGACGAGCCGTCCAACGCCTACTACCGGACGCCGAGCAGGCTGCCGGGCAAGCGCCACGGCGACGTGATCCGGCACAAGGCGCTCGGCGGTGAACCCGCGGTCGCGGGCGCCGGCAGGACGCAGCTGGTGATCTACCGGACCACCGACGCGGCCGGCCGCGCAGTCCCGGCCTCCGGCGTCGTCTCGATCCCGAAGGGCAGGACGCCCAAGGGTGGCTGGCCGGTCATCACATGGGCGCACGGGACATCGGGCATCGCCGACCAGTGCGCGCCGTCGCTGGACTCCGCGACCGCCGCCGCGCACGGCTACAACGCCTACATCTACCCGCTGTTCACGCGCTGGCTGAAGGCCGGCTACGCGATCGTCCGGACCGACTACCAGGGGCTCGGCACGGCCGGGGACCACCAGTACCTGATCGGCGCCTCCGAGGGCCACTCGGTTCTCGACATGGTCCGCGCCGCCCGCGCGGCGCTGCCGGGGGCGTTGTCCACCAACATGGTCATCTCCGGCCACTCACAGGGCGGCCACGCCGCGCTCTTCGCCGCCGCCGAGGCGCCGAAGTACACGCCGGAGCTGCACCTGCGCGGGACCGTCGCCTACGCGCCCGCCTCCCACCTGGACGAGCAGATCCCGCTGACGACGTCGCTCACGCAGCCCAACGCGGGCCTCACCGCGCTCGTCGCGACGATCGGCGCCGGGCTCGAGGCCGCCGGCCGGAGCGCCGGCGTCACGCCCGTGCTGACCCCGGCCGGCAGCGGCCTCGTCGCCGACGCCAGGACGCAGTGCCTCGGCACGCTCGCCGGGACCGCGACGACGCAGAACCTCACGCCCGCGTCGCTCTTCCAGCAGGGCGCGAGCTTCACGACGCTGCGGAGGCTCCTCGACGCCCAGGACCCGACCAACCTGAGGATTGCCAGCCGCGTCCGGATCGAGCAGGGCAGCGCCGACACGACCGTCATCCCGCTCTTCACCGACGACCTCGCCAAGACGCTCACCGGCCGTGGCACGCCGTTGACCTACAACAAGGTCGCCGGCATCGACCACGCCGGGATCACGTCGGGCGCAGGCGCGACCGACGGGACCAAGTACATCGAGAAGTGGATGCCGGGGCGCTAGCCCGCGGCGGTGACGCGGAGCACTTCTTCGGGCGACGTCAGCCCGAGCAGGACCTTGTCGCAGCCGTCCTCGCGCAGGCGCTTCATGCCCTGCGCGACGGCGACGTGGGCGATCTCGTCGGCCGAGGAGCGCTTGAGGATCAGCTCGCGGATCTCCTCGTTCATCCTGAGGACCTCGAAGATGCCGAGGCGGCCGCGGTAGCCGGTCTGGTTGCAGCGGTCGCAGCCGCCGGGCTTGAAGATCTCGACCGGGCCCTCGACCTCGAAGCCGTGGTCGTGCATGACGTGCTGCTCGACGCGCACGGCCCTCTTGCAGTGGTCGCAGAGCCTGCGCGCCAGGCGCTGGGCGACGACGCAGTCGATCGCGCTGGAGAGCAGGAACGGCTCGACGCCCATGTCCAGCAGGCGCGAGACCGCGTTCGGCGCGTCACGGGTGTGCAGCGTGGAGAGGACGAGGTGGCCGGTCAGCGCCGCCTCGACCGCGATGTGCGCGGTCTCGCCGTCGCGGATCTCGCCGACCATGATGATGTCCGGGTCGGCGCGCATGATCGCCTTCAACCCGCCGGCGAACGTCATCTTCGCCTTGTTGTTGATGGCCATCTGCTTGACGCCGTCCATCCGGTACTCGACCGGGTCCTCGACGGTGACGATCGTGCGCGTGCCGTTGTTGACGTGCGCCAGGCACGAGTACAAGGTGGTGGACTTGCCCGAGCCGGTCGGGCCGGTGACGAGCACGCCGCCGTACGGGCGCGCCATCGCGGCCTCGACGTTCTTGCGGTCGCTCTCGAGCATCCCGATCTGCTCCAGCCCGACCGGGGCGGAGGACGAGTCCAGGATGCGCGCGACGACCGCCTCGCCGTGCACGGTCGGCAGCGTCACGACGCGCAGGTCGATCTCGTGGCCGTCGATCAGCAGCGACACGCGGCCGTCCTGCGGCGTGCGGCGCTCGGCGATGTCGAGGTTCGCCATGACCTTGACGCGCGAGACGACGCCGACCGACATGCGGCGCGGGATCGTCACGGCGGAGTCGAGCATCCCGTCCACGCGGAAGATCACGTGCATGTCCTCCGAGGACGGGTCGAAGTGGATGTCCGAGGCGCCGCGGCGGATCGCGCGCTTCAGGACCGAGTTGACCAGCTTGATGATCGGCGCCGCGTCGTCGGCGCCGAGGTCGGTGACGTCGGTGTCCGGGACCGCGGTGAGGTCGACCTCGCTGTCGCCCCCGTCGTCGTCGGCCGACAGGTCCGGGAGGTCGTTGCCGAGGCGGACGCTGAGGCGGTGGATGTCGTCGTAGGCGGCGACGACCGGGCGCACCGCCATGCCCGTGATCATCGTCACGTCGTCGATCGCGAGCATGTTGGCCGGGTCGGCCATCGCGAGCAGGAGCTGGCCCTCGTCGTCCTGGCCGACCGGGATCGCGTCGTAGCGGCGCACGAAGCCGGGGTCGACGAGGCGCGCGAGGTCGTTGTCGATGCGGAAGATCGTGAGGTCGATGCGCTCGATGCCGAAGCGCTCGGCCAGCACGCGGGCCAGCTGCTGCGGCGTCAGGACGCCGTCCTCGATCAGGACGCGGCCGGTCAGGCGCCCGGACTCACGGGCGTGCGCGACGGCCCTCTCGACCGCCTCCTCCTTGGCGAAGCCCAGCTCGACGACGACCTGGCCGATGAGCCGGGTCGAACGTCCGCGCGACAGCGGCGGGATCAGGCCCGGGACGTCGGAGACCGGCGGCTCGTCGTGCAGAGACGGGACCGCGGGCGACGCCGCGTGGGCTGAGCTGCTGCTGCTGGGAGGAGGGACCGACACACCCGGTACGTCGGCCGGGCTCGGACGAAGGTCCAGCGGGTGGACAGATGTTCGGTCCGTGCCCGGACGTCAGCGCCCGAAGTAGAGCGCGGCCGCAGGCAGGTCGGCGGCCAGCAGCGCCGCCTCGGCCTCGTGCTGCTGGGGTGTCGCCACGTCGTGGGCGAAGATCACGCCGGGGAGGTTGTCGAGGAGGACCGCGCGGACGTCCTGCCAGTCCTGCGTGTCCGGGAGCCGCAGCATCTCGTCGTCGAGCCCGAGCCGCGCCATCGTCGCCCGGACGAGGGTGACCAGCTCAGGGGCGGCGTGACGGCGGCGGCCGATGAGCTCCGAGCAGATCCGCTCGACGAGCTTGCCGCGCCACAACGGGAGCGCGTCCTCGGTCAGGATCCGCCGCTGAAGACGCCAATCGCCATCGGCCCACCAGCGCGGGACGAGCGGCGCGCCGTCCGGGGTTACGGCGACGGCGAGGCGCGGCGGCAGGCGCGTGCGAAGGTACTCCGTGCGCTCGCCGGCGGCGACGCGCGCGAGATGCTCCGCCGTGGTCGGTCGCCCGCGGTCGGCGAGGAGGACGCGCAAGGCGTGCGTCTCCAGCGGCACGCCGATCGCCGCGACGAGCGCTTCGATCTCGGTCGCGATCGCTCCCGCCCGGCGTGCTCTGCGGAGATCCGACGACATGGCGTAGAGGCTAACGTATAGGTCGGTGACCGCGTAACTCTCGATGAACACGGGGATCGCGTGGCGATCGGTCCCGAACCGTGCACCCCGGAACGCGCACGCGGCGCAGCCCGGCTACACTCTCCCGGCTGGATCGGGCCGACAGGCGGCTCGACGCGGTTCGATCCCGCTCCCTCGCGGAGCAGTTGCGATCGGAACGCACTCCGTACACTCGTCCGTCGCCGCGCGCCCTGACGTGCGGCCACAGAACGCCGTGAAGACCTACGTCGCAAATTCAGAGAACCGCGAGCGCAACTGGCTCGTCGTCGATGCCAACGGCCAGACACTGGGCCGGCTCGCGACGC is a window of Conexibacter woesei Iso977N DNA encoding:
- a CDS encoding PKD domain-containing protein, with the protein product MRRSALAVFATAMLSPALVAPAALATPVSPWTTPVDLGVAGHNNQYPKASMGAGGDVTAVIRDSAGFASALVAQSHPAGGSWSATTTLSDPAKAIGEYAIATSPADDAAVAVWGQNTPTTMPGFPGMTMPGPNQIYVASRAAGGAWGTASALSPDPATSAASAPSAALGADGRAIALWTQQDLNVYASIRSADGTWGTPVVLGTGASGVQQTAVAWRPDGSAVAVWERYGQLESAVLHGATWSSVTPLGAGYSIQLALDGAGRATIAYQGTSGRSEQVRSQALDDTWGAAHQVSVDTPGESYYVPSLSVASDGTAVVSWAEEPNGNPYFAATRDANGTWSAPVQVGTGGWLGGGASAGDGGFAALAWPGDSGSSPSMQTPVLTGSSWSTPDVQAWGSANGDSPVLAGDGHGSAVAVFTDNSGGAHASFLDHSGPYLRGLDVPSSAVAGHAYAPSVNPVDAFSATGDTTWDFGDGTAPVTGATPSHTYAAAGTYTVTIASQDAHGNTTTATRTVTVTAAPAGGDTPSDQPTSTTTATTPSTTTTTTTTRTADKAPAPTPAAGPKQAAPTVMLAHTQRLATVLARQAIRTTVVAPGAGTISVTATVSKADARKLGLKSTRLGAQTTKVASGRPVPVALKLSRTTRNRAAKLKSLTVTLTVTFTAADGTKTTTTTKLAARA
- a CDS encoding lipase family protein, whose amino-acid sequence is MGRFVVAAVAALSLLYVAVAGADEPSNAYYRTPSRLPGKRHGDVIRHKALGGEPAVAGAGRTQLVIYRTTDAAGRAVPASGVVSIPKGRTPKGGWPVITWAHGTSGIADQCAPSLDSATAAAHGYNAYIYPLFTRWLKAGYAIVRTDYQGLGTAGDHQYLIGASEGHSVLDMVRAARAALPGALSTNMVISGHSQGGHAALFAAAEAPKYTPELHLRGTVAYAPASHLDEQIPLTTSLTQPNAGLTALVATIGAGLEAAGRSAGVTPVLTPAGSGLVADARTQCLGTLAGTATTQNLTPASLFQQGASFTTLRRLLDAQDPTNLRIASRVRIEQGSADTTVIPLFTDDLAKTLTGRGTPLTYNKVAGIDHAGITSGAGATDGTKYIEKWMPGR
- a CDS encoding GspE/PulE family protein; amino-acid sequence: MSVPPPSSSSSAHAASPAVPSLHDEPPVSDVPGLIPPLSRGRSTRLIGQVVVELGFAKEEAVERAVAHARESGRLTGRVLIEDGVLTPQQLARVLAERFGIERIDLTIFRIDNDLARLVDPGFVRRYDAIPVGQDDEGQLLLAMADPANMLAIDDVTMITGMAVRPVVAAYDDIHRLSVRLGNDLPDLSADDDGGDSEVDLTAVPDTDVTDLGADDAAPIIKLVNSVLKRAIRRGASDIHFDPSSEDMHVIFRVDGMLDSAVTIPRRMSVGVVSRVKVMANLDIAERRTPQDGRVSLLIDGHEIDLRVVTLPTVHGEAVVARILDSSSAPVGLEQIGMLESDRKNVEAAMARPYGGVLVTGPTGSGKSTTLYSCLAHVNNGTRTIVTVEDPVEYRMDGVKQMAINNKAKMTFAGGLKAIMRADPDIIMVGEIRDGETAHIAVEAALTGHLVLSTLHTRDAPNAVSRLLDMGVEPFLLSSAIDCVVAQRLARRLCDHCKRAVRVEQHVMHDHGFEVEGPVEIFKPGGCDRCNQTGYRGRLGIFEVLRMNEEIRELILKRSSADEIAHVAVAQGMKRLREDGCDKVLLGLTSPEEVLRVTAAG